A stretch of DNA from Manihot esculenta cultivar AM560-2 chromosome 7, M.esculenta_v8, whole genome shotgun sequence:
gccggcgaggatctcaaaagacctcacggagcaaaaacggccaggatctcgtaagatctcctggagcaaaaatggtcaggatctcgtaagatctcctggagcaaaaatggccggcgaggatctcaaaagacctcccggagcaaaaatggctaggatctcgtaagatctcctggagcaaaaagggccaggatctcgtaagatttcctggagcaaaaacggccggcgaggatctcaaaagacctcccggagcaaaaacggccaggatctcataagatctcctggagtaaaaacggccggcgaggatctcaaaagacctcccggagcaaaaatggccggtGAAGATCTCAAAAATCTCCCAGAATAAAAAATGGCCGGCAAGATCTCTGAGATCCCCCGGAGCAACAAAATCAGAATCCCCTAAGATCTTCCGGTGTCACATACTCACATGCTCGCAGCGGCATACAAAGACAACACGCAAAAACAAATCATCATAACATAGATCCAACCTCACATAAAAGACtggggcacgggaccataaaCGAAAAGCTAAACTCCAACCTCCCAAACGAGTTGGAGTCATAAGGTAAAGAGACTCTGATCTCACACGACAGCAAAAAAGGCCAAAGCACCATGGCCGACCTCAAGAAGGTACTGAGGCACAAATAAAAAATCTGAGTTCGACCCCTCAAGAGAACTCGAATTACAGGCTAATAGGACCTCGATCTCGCAAAACAAGCCAGCATATAACGAAATTAAACCAAGTCGCCCTAACGACCGTATCGCATAATAATGCGACCTACTTAAGACCGATGCAACACTCACAGTGCCAAAAGCGCCAAAGCATCGTGCCAATCAAATATATACCAAAATACGAAGTCAAACAAAGAATCAGAGGCAATCATAAGAGGAACCGACCTCGAGGGTAGGCAAAGAACCCGTAAAACGCTCAAGGGTACACAGCTCGGAAAACACGTGGAGCAAAAAAGGAAGGTAAAATTCCGAACTCCCGAAACCCGTAACACAGGCAACACCACAAGTTATAGGCGTGAGAGCCTAAACACAAAACTGAAATCCGAGCTCCTTAATCAATAATACAGACAGACTCACGATAAATAAAAAGCCAAGGAAAGATTGCTCTTAGCAAGAGCAGTTCTCGGGCCATTTGGGCCGTACATAGAATTAAGGATTTACCTCCTCATCACTTATGAAATAACTgtcgaggaggtaaaggggcctAAAAGGAGAACAATAGCTTAAAGCCTACCAAGTCCCTCTTAAGCAAGATCGACCTAGTGTTCTAAGCCTTGACCTGGACGCGCGAGGTGAGCTAAGCCCGCCATAAGTCAGGATCCAATAGGAAGAGGTCCAAAAAGgtgctgaaacaaaaataaaatacttaaatccGAGATCAGATCATAAGTTAATAGGACACCGAGCTGAGACACCGAGACTTGGGGGAAGCAGAacaccaggatccccaagatcccCCCAGAGCAAGAAGAGCCGAGCTCAGAAAGCACAAAGGCAGGCTGAAAGCCACAAGCCTTCTATAATTTGAGAGGAAATTCAATAACATGAGCGGAAGGCCCCAACCTCAATTCCTATCAGAGCAGAACCAAAAACGAAAGACCAGCCCTGCTCGCCACTTTAAAAGGTACAAAATCTGACTTATTGCTATTATGCAAAGGCTATGTGCCCAAGCTCATATTAATAAAGTAACGAGCAGAAAATTGAGGATGTTCAGTTGGCTGTTCAAAACCGAGCTTCGAACGAAGACTCGACGTGGGTAAACTTTGTGAGAGATTAAGTGAATCAGCTTAAAGACTCTTATCCCCAAGCCTAGTCCAGCTCGAAAAGAGCTTACAACTAAGAATGCCTTAGTGAAAATGAGAAATTTACAAGTCAAAAAGTACAATCAATTAGCAGAACCTTAGTCCTGATGGTCTCGAGAGCAAGAAGGGAAAAATGGTATAGTTGATCCCTTAGAAAAAGTACGAGGTACATGGCTTAAGTATTTCATTCTTGACAAATTAGATTGCATAGCACAATAAGTAGCCTGGTGAGGCTGGAAAAACAAGCAGAGGAAAGAATAGCTCGAGTATAAACGAAAAgcaaaaaagaattcaaataaataaaaataaaatttcattaaaagaaaagtacattgcAGCTTGTTACAAGTACCTACACTACTGAAGGAAGGgctatccttaaaggacttacatgcctagATACATTATcgtctacgtttacatcactatcacctaCCCTACTACCTTAGCTTTCAATTCAGGAGAATTCTCATAGTTCGGATAACGAGCTTCGCAGACCTGCTAAACTctgtctcgttattataggggaactgaacgaGCTGATTCCCATAAGCTTTTCTCACTGTTCCATCATATGCTGTGTGCATATCACGTATGAAAAAtataagtcttcgagttaaaGTCCCAGGAAGATCAGCTCTACCTGCCTTTTGCTTATTCAAAGCAGCGCAAGAAAATTGGCGGAGCATTCTGAGGGGCAATGAAACAAGCGAATGTTGTAAACCTTCACACATACtatgttggactaattttagcagattacccttgcttcctaatttaAACATAGTTATCGATGCACCATCCTTACTTGTATATTTGTAAGCAAAACTTGGAATATCACGTAACACATATTTGAAAGCATTGGCAGAAGCCTAACTGAGTGCAGGAAGTCTCTGTTCCTCATAGCACGAGCGCTCTATATCAAAATCGACGGCAAGATGATCATTCTCACTACTTCCAGCAGAGAAATCTTTATACGAACCCACCGTGAACTGCCTTATGTTACATATGCGAACTGCATCTCGTACCCCACAATAAACTTTAGAAATCATGCTATTCCACGAGTTTGAGTTCGGAGCAGAGATCGAGGGCACCAGGGGAACCTCCTCCCTCTTCCCGAAAGGAAGGAAGACAGGAGCCGGCCTTCTAGAAGCCCAGGACTTCTTTGAAAGGGGAAACAGGGCAGGCACTTCGTCGGGGGCGGGACGCTTGTCCCCGACCTTATCCGCTACACCTCCGTCATCTATAAAATCGTGTTCTCTCTCCTTAGCAACTGGGGCGACCTCAGCAGGGGCCCCCTGAACATTTTCCACAGAGGCGATTTCAGTCCTGCTTACAAGGACCCTCATCTCAGCAATGAAGACCTCAAGCCTCTTTCCAGAAGCATCGCCAGAAGACGGGGCAGGTTTCATCCCCGCCAACCCGGAGTCCTCGCTTGACCTTGGAATCCGCGGAGACCTGAGAGCTTGAACAGCTTGGGCGGCCGAGACTAGCCTACCGCTGCTTGGTAGCCTTGAAAATTCGGCACCTCGAGAGCCCAGCTTTGGAGCTCGGCAGGAGCAGGGGAAAGAGGCTGAACGGACAATACAAACGATATGACTTCGGCCACTCGTTGGGAAACATCCCTCGCCAACTGCCTCGCTGGGAGGACGTTCGAGGCAACATTCAGACCCTCTAGGGGTAGCGTAGGAATTTTAGGAGGCTTAATCTGATCCACCTTCATCTCAGACACTGCAAAAAATCCAAAACCGGGGCAAGTCAGAACGATCCTCTGCCAAAATCCCAACAGCAAGATTAAAGCAAACCTTCATGAGAGACagagtaataaaatttttgacTCGTCTTAACCAAGCTTGAGGAAGGCATCGAGCGGACCCCCTGTCGATGTAAAACTCCCGCTCTAACAGACAGGTTTGAAAGAAGACCTGAAGAGAGCGAAATCGAAGGTCAACATTCGAGAAGCAACCCCGAAATACTGGAAAACTCCGTTGAAAAAGGGAAATAAGGGGAGGATAAACCATACATCTTCTATCTAGCAAAGAAAATTAAACTTACGCCTTTCTGAGGATCGATTAGACCAGAGGGAGAGGATCAGAAAGAAAGACCCCATCGTTTCAACAAAGGGCTCGAGAGTGAAAATGAGGTGATATTAATATATATCCAGGAACTGAGGTTTCAGCGTAAGGCAGGGTGACGCTAGACTCTAGGCTAACGGTGTCAGAATCCTTAAAAGCTATTTATGAGAAAGGGAAGAAAGCATACCTGGACGATAATGGCAGGAAAGCGAAGGTGGCAGTGCACATGAAGAATAGAGAAAAGGCAGAAATGGAAAAAGACAGACAAGATTCAAAACTCAAAATGACAATAAGATGAAAGGGTATTATGAAGCCAGCTGTATtcgaacaggcgcggtcataatggttcttggtatttaccccctcgacagttgggtagtaactgccgagaaggtaaaggggcaattgatgaccgctgggcttctccCTCCCGGTTTGGAGCCAGGCCCACAATACCAGCCCATTATCTAAAGATCCTCAAGCCTCACATCTGTGTCAGGTCCGGTCCACCTGGCCTCGAGACAGGGCTTCGGCTAATTTCTTCTATCAGGTCGGCCCAGCACGTCCAGCCTAAAGAACAGATCCACTTTGGACTCATTCTTAATTCTGCTTTTCAGCTCAGCCCAAGATCAGAAAGGAGGCCTACCCATCCGTCACAAGGGACCACCAGCGTGCACGTCCGGGAAAAGTCAGAGGCTACTACGCATGAGACAAGTACCTGATATTCTCGTACGGTCGTATCAGtgtggcagagacaggtggcccaatgagaGCCAGACCGTTGCACGTCACTGGCAGACAATGAAAACAGATAAAAGGGGAATTGCCCTCCTCTAAGTtccaagctttttttttttttacttacagaacctctgtaaaaccctattttctggatctcagatcatcaggaTTCATGGTGAATTAATCAAAATCACAGCAATTTAAAAACAGAAGAGCAATAATGCATTGTGCAATTGAAGGAGAGCATTAAATATACTGTAAGGTTCTtctaaatacaaaaaatatatataaaaaatataaaataattacaatGAACCCATGGTTAGCTTACAACTATTCTTCTCATTGGTTTTTTCATTGATGCAGGGAGAAAGAATTGCCCGACATGCAGAAAGAAGCTAAGTGAGATGGGCAGCATCAGAGGAGAAAGAATTGTCAACTGTAAAACAGGCCCAGAAATATGTATTTACAGAATAAATGTGAAgatgaaatttcatttttaaataaaatttaataaaataaaaatatttataataataaaaatatattgaatctAAACAGAAAATTCTCACAATTGGAAATGCTTAGGTTACAAGAGATTAAAGGTTACCTAACCACTCTGGCAATGCTTCCGTTCCATTGAAATTCCACAAGTACAAATCCTTGAGGGCAGTGAAGCGTTGAAgttgatgtgggatagactttGATTCTATCTTCAACATCTCCATATGTCAGTAACCATTCAAGGGATGGGAGGCCTTGGTTTGAATTCAGATAAGAGAAAGAATTCAACTACTCAGAGAAAGCATTGATACTTAAAAATCTTAATCAAAAGCACCGATTCTTAAAAATCTTAATTGGATGAAGGTCTCTAATATTTTCTCTGGAAAATAACACAGACTTTGGCCCTCACTTATTTCTAATTCACAAAGAGAATGCAATTCACAAAGAGAATGAATTATATGTATTGAATGCACACAAAATAGCCACTGCAATTCACAAAGAGAATGcacacaaaattaaaataaaattaactactACAAATTCAAATTTAAGGCCACTATAATTTCAATGTCTACATAAATAACGATCTCTGAATTCATTCTTCACTCTACCTCCGGcctaaatattgaataaaaaaataaatttaattaaaaaaaatgaaaatatccactaaataaaatatagaataatatactgaaaatcataaataaagcaagctaaacaaaaaaaataataattatacctATGACTTAGAGGAATCTTATTTGGATGGATCTTATAGAGGCAGCAACTTGactatttatattcaaattagttaaaatattttttagggtAAAAATTACAATATCCAGTTCCAAAGCTATATTAGCAGTATATCCACCCTTACTAATTCCTAAACTTATACCTATAACAATAAATAATACAGTAGGTGCAAAATTCATAGCAGAAATTTGAGgcataaatatagataaaaataatgagtgcagtgaaaaataaaatgcgAAAACAACCAAATATAAATCAATAGATTTACCTATCTCTTTATAAAAAAAGTCATTGATACAATAGAGACATACTTTACTACTGTTTTCAAAATaggtgcatatttgaattcgCTTAATTcttgaaatatcaaaaataaatagcaagagaaaagcaccaaaaaatatataaatttatagaaataaatataattttatataaaatcatcaaaattttaaaataaaaaatgaataaaatttaataacgagaattaaattattcaaataatacATTGAGAATTTACCATACAATTgcatagataataatttttatatcaacttattattattttgcatacttttatttgaaaaatttaaattttattcaaactTCTATCTCGATATAGAAGTAAAAGTTTTGtattatcaatttatttcactacaaaattaattaatcttttaattttaaaaaaatataataaaacgttttaaaatattaaaaattatattaattttaattaagtgttttattatttagttattataatatgagtttaattaattctttaattttataaaaatatttattaattaattatgttttaaatttttctataataattattaatttcatttaataaaaaaataatttaaaaatattttaatatattttttaaaattttaaaaaaaaattaactaatgagtTCATTTTCTCTCGTTTTTATTAAGGAAAGCTTGTAATAGGGGATAATGAACCAATATAATTGGAAACCGGGTTCAGCGCACGCAACCAACGCGTTATGTTACGTACTCAGAATTGCCTTGTCGCCCATCTTCCTAACTCCGTCCAACTGCTAAACATCCCAATAGAATTTAGTTTGCTTCCCCTTTGAGAAAGGCAAAAGCTTTCCATTGTCTCCATGCGAATATTCTCTGCCTCAGCACCCACTTCTCCATTTGATGCCAAACCCAAATTAATATTATCTTCTTCTTACTGTGATTTCCAGTCCACCCTCAACCCTCAAAGTTTTAAGGTACTCGCAACCCTCAAAGTTTTAAGGTACTTGCACGTTCTTCATTTCTTTGCTTTTCTCACATGTTCTTGATTTTGGTTCTTCATAATCTTTGGTTTCTGTGTTGTTCCTCTGGTTTTCTTGAAagcttttcatttatttaattttcaggtGGTTGATTCTGGATGACAAAGTCCAAGGGAAGTCATAGTCTTGCCCAGCAAGATCAGGGGAAGATGACGAGAACTAGAAGATATATAAATCCATGCATGCCATGTTATCTGGTGTCTAAAAGGGTTAGCAGATGCCTGTTTGTATGTTGTTTCCCTGTTTTGCAGTGCCTTGGTTTGGATGACCATAGACACCACCATCACCACTTGAGCCATTTCCGTTGATTGATTCACCTCCTATTACCGACAAATTTAATTGCTTTGGTATGCcaatttcaaattaaatctTTGATCTTTGCTTATTTGGAGACTGATGTATATATACATGCTCGTTATTGAATTGAATACTCATTCTATCAATATCCTCTAATGGGTAGGAAGGAAACAGGCAAGTGTCTGATTTAAGCTACTCATAATAGTTTCTTGATAAGAATGCACAAGTcattaaatgaaattaaattgtCCTCTAAATAGTTAATGCAAAAGTCAGAGCtttgaaaaaaatcaaaatgagCTGTTTGCTTCAAGCTAAACCAAGTTGATCTGATAACAAAGGTATGTGGTCTCCAGTTAATGACCACCCTATTTTTAGTCTTCATGGGTATTGTTCCAAAGTTCTTTTTCAAACAAATTTGTTGTCATCTTCTGCAGCTCATTAAATCAGACCTCAATTTCTTCACATCTGACTGCTTGAGGGGCTTGAGCATGAACATCTGAGCTCCTTCTTCTAAGCACCTGCTTGAAATGGAGTCAACTCAAGCCTTTTAAACAAAATGTGAAACAAACTAAActtcaaaataaaagtaatgTATTACTTGGTAATACGAGTTGGGATGTTCTCAGATGACATAATCACAACTGGAACCTCCTTCATGATTGATGATTCCTGCTTCCAAGTAACACAAATATTTACAGAATTACAGGTCATTACTAGGTCTTAATCTCAAAATTAGTAGAACTTGCAGCTAATGCTACCTTAATTTTCTTGAGTAGTTCATAGCCTGTCATTCCAGGCATACAATAATCAGTGATGATCAAATTCACCTTGGAAACCTGTAGAAACAAATGTTAAGAATCACTATTACATTTCCCTCAACTTTTTGCTGCGATCTTATGGAAGTAAACTGCTTACATTAGTGTCTAATTTGTTCCTTCCATCAACGCCCAACCCCAAATACTCCAGTGCTTTTAGCCCATTTTCTACTGTGGTGACTGCAGCAACTCAGAAGAATTGGTTACTGGTTATGCGCCATTTCTAATCCATCTGTGTGTTGAGAACAGAGGAAGAGAGAATCATTACCTTTGCAAGAAGAGTTCTTAAGCAACTTTTCAACGAGTTTTCGGTCAATCAGGTTGTCATCCACTGCTAAAACATGAGGTTGATCTCCATAGTTTCCCATCACCTTCTCCATTGATGAACAAGACCCACCATTACCACCCtccatatatatacataaagaaTTGAgtaagaagaaggaggaggagaagaagaaggctgCACGTAACAGAAGGAGGTTGCAATAAAGGTGCTGGGAGGCAGTTATTATATTGTTCCAGAGAAGCGTTTTTATGTCTTCTTGTACTATATAATAACTGCCTCCCAGCACCTTTATTGCAACCTCCTTCTGTTACGTGcagccttcttcttctcctcctccttcttcttacTCAAttctttatgtatatatatggaGGGTGGTAATGGTGGGTCTTGTTCATCAATGGAGAAGGTGATGGGAAACTATGGAGATCAACCTCATGTTTTAGCAGTGGATGACAACCTGATTGACCGAAAACTCGTTGAAAAGTTGCTTAAGAACTCTTCTTGCAAAGGTAATGATTCTCTCTTCCTCTGTTCTCAACACACAGATGGATTAGAAATGGCGCATAACCAGTAACCAATTCTTCTGAGTTGCTGCAGTCACCACAGCAGAAAATGGGCTAAAAGCACTGGAGTATTTGGGGTTGGGCGTTGATGGAAGGAACAAATTAGACACTAATGTAAGCAGTTTACTTCCATAAGATCGCAGCAAAAAGTTGAGGGAAATGTAATAGTGATTCTTAACATTTGTTTCTACAGGTTTCCAAGGTGAATTTGATCATCACTGATTATTGTATGCCTGGAATGACAGGCTATGAACTACTCAAGAAAATTAAGGTAGCATTAGCTGCAAGTTCTACTAATTTTGAGATTAAGACCTAGTAATGGCCTGTAATTCTGTAAATATTTGTGTTACTTGGAAGCAGGAATCATCAATCATGAAGGAGGTTCCAGTTGTGATTATGTCATATGAGAACATCCCAACTCGTATTACCAAGTAATAcattacttttattttgaagTTTAGTTTGTTTCACATTTTGTTTAAAAGGCTTGAGTTGACTCCATTTCAAGCAGGTGCTTAGAGGAAGGAGCTCAGATGTTCATGCTCAAGCCCCTCAAGCAGTCAGATGTGAAGAAATTGAGGTCTGATTTAATGAGCTGCAGAAGATGACAACAAATTTGTTTGAAAAAGAACTTTGGAACAATACCCATGAAGACTAAAAATAGGGTGGTCATTAACTGGAGACCACATacctattttaattttagaattggCTATAAATACTTTTAAATCATAAGCCATATTCAGAAATATtaactattttaattattaagtttttttaataaatcatcAAAATGCAGAATATGTTCACTCTTAGTAAACAATAGAGACTTATTCTGCACTAGTTTTCATTCAATTtcagttatatttattttatttattaataatttaagtccTTAATTGTAGAAAATAAACTCCTCATTTCAACTTTTTTCCTGCAATTTCAACagaataaatcaattttttaattaaaaatcaaatcaaaatatatattaaaaaaaatcaaactaaaattttgaattaaattaatttaatcgatGTTTTCAATTTCAACCAAATTCTTTTCACGCTATCAATTGGCAAAGGCAGAATGCTTGTAACAGGGCTTTCGTGGGTTTCAAGCTTTCAACCCAAGGTTACAGGATTCAGAAATTTTGTGGAAAGCCAACTGATTGCAAGGTTGGGCTCCAATGGCCCTATGTTCTGTGCCGAACGATCACATTTCACATGCGGGACACACTCGCTCAACACGAGCTGCAGCCTGCAATTGCAAACCCTACCAAAGCACTCTGCCGGTGACCTGTGAGCGACAGAGTGAGCGAGTCCCCAAGCTCAAAACCAGAAGTGAAACAAATTGGGGTCTGTCGCAGAAGCAAACAGTTAGGATTGGACATGGCACCTATTGATGAAAGTATCACTCTCAAAAGAAAGCAAGTGATAGCGTCAGCTCTCGTCAAGCACCTCTCTCTAGATCCTGTAAGCCTTAAAACATCATTCTCATCATTCAACTTTGAATTACCTGTACATACTTTGATTCTTTTTGTCTCTTGATGTTTTATCTGTGTGTTCTTAATTATGATTATATAGTGGATAAGTAGAGATTGCTGATTTACCAACAGCTTTATGATTTTCTAGTATGCTATATTTATTGGTTCATTTTACATTTCAGTCCTTTTGCTTGGAAAAGCTATAAGTTGGAGCTCATTAATTTATCTTCGAAACCTCTTCAGTTTGACAACATCGTTGGAGGCTCTCTGTGTGCATTTTACTATGTGTGCTTTTGCGTATTTTTGTGGATGTTGAGAATTTCTGTGtggaaaaattttcaatttgataAGTTTTTACACATTGCAATGAATGTTTGGTATTTTCAAGTTATTTTGTGTGTTTTCACATAACGGTTGCATCTCTTACATTTTTCttctcaaattaaattattcttatatttatttCCCTCCTTCTAGATAATGATGCCATGTAAAAAAGAGTATTTGAATCCTCACAGATTCATCTCTTGCATTGAAagacacccccccccccccctttctTTCGCAGTCTCACTGATATGATCTTGTTGCATTCCatcattttttttgttatttgacCGATATTTCTTCTGTTATTCATGAAAGAAAGGCACCAAGTTGCGGAATTTGTGAATTTCATTCTGACCTGTTTTGTACTGTCATTTGTTGGTTTTTAAGATTTTGTGGTtaagtttgaaattaatttctGTAGGGAACTTCTTTGGGTGTCAGTGGCAAGGATGATATTATGAGCTTGTATACAAAGATTTTGAAGTCATCAGGAAAACCTTTTCTGCagaaagaaaatgaggaggTAAGGTTGCACTGGTTGCCTATGCTCTGACACTACACTGCTATAACTTCAATGTGAACTTTCTTTATAGGTGATGAAGTGGATAGAGTTTGCAGAGAGTTTTCCTGTAGACTGTCAGGCGTGCTTAGATGCTCTCACTGGATTCAATCAAGACTTGGCTCAGAAGTCTATACTCTTGGGCAATGGAACTACACCCTCTGATGCTGATGTCATTGTGTTTTCTGTTATACATTCTTCAGTGGTATGCTCCTTCTGTTTTTTGCTATGAACTATTCTTCCCATTTGCTGCTCTCTGGTTAGTTAATGCATTCAAATTTTTCTTGCTATttgattttcaaatttttcCATATGTTGTCAAAATCTTTTTCAAATAAGAATGACATGTTAGGAATGCCGTTGGTGAACTTAAATTCTTACATTTATCAGTCCTACTGATATAATAGGTGCGTGTTTGAAATTCTAATGAATTTTGAGAGGTTACCTTTATGCAGATTGGCCTTTCACatttagagagagagaaattgACACATGTGATGAGATGGATGGATTACATTCAGGTAGGCCCCATTCTTAACTTCTtcttattattcaattttttgaattttttttatgaatctgATGGTAACTTTCTGTGGAAGGAAGACTTCTTAGTTACTCTGTGTTATCATCAAACAGTCACATGTGAACTCCCTGCTTTTCAATGTAACTATCAAGACTTTGGCTGTGAGGCTGACTTGATTATGCCTCACCTTTGGCTGTTGGTTCCATTCGCAACAATCTGATTTGATTGGCAGTTTTATGCA
This window harbors:
- the LOC110618699 gene encoding two-component response regulator ARR17, which codes for MEGGNGGSCSSMEKVMGNYGDQPHVLAVDDNLIDRKLVEKLLKNSSCKVTTVENGLKALEYLGLGVDGRNKLDTNVSKVNLIITDYCMPGMTGYELLKKIKESSIMKEVPVVIMSSENIPTRITKCLEEGAQMFMLKPLKQSDVKKLRSDLMSCRR
- the LOC122721285 gene encoding two-component response regulator ARR17-like isoform X2; translated protein: MEGGNGGSCSSMEKVMGNYGDQPHVLAVDDNLIDRKLVEKLLKNSSCKVTTAENGLKALEYLGLGVDGRNKLDTNVSKVNLIITDYCMPGMTGYELLKKIKESSIMKEVPVVIMSYENIPTRITKCLEEGAQMFMLKPLKQSDVKKLRSDLMSCRR
- the LOC122721285 gene encoding two-component response regulator ARR17-like isoform X1 codes for the protein MEGGNGGSCSSMEKVMGNYGDQPHVLAVDDNLIDRKLVEKLLKNSSCKVTTAENGLKALEYLGLGVDGRNKLDTNVSKVNLIITDYCMPGMTGYELLKKIKESSIMKEVPVVIMSYENIPTRITKCLEEGAQMFMLKPLKQSDVKKLRAFVGFKLSTQGYRIQKFCGKPTDCKVGLQWPYVLCRTITFHMRDTLAQHELQPAIANPTKALCR